A window of Conger conger chromosome 13, fConCon1.1, whole genome shotgun sequence contains these coding sequences:
- the gpr4 gene encoding G-protein coupled receptor 4 — protein MDKTMCNISFCKVDSNIDHLFQPTLYIIVIVLGLPTNCMALWAAYMQVKQKNELGIYLINLSVADLLYIATLPLWIDYFLHHDNWIHGQESCKLFGFIFYTNIYISIAFLCCISLDRYLAVAHPLKFAKIRRVKTAVLVSVVVWVIEIVANSAPLFHNELFKDRFNHTFCFEKYPMQEWVAGMNLYRIFLGFLFPWVLMIFSYRGILRAIRGNISTEKQEKAKIMRLALSLIMIVLFCFAPYHVLLLCRSVFFLVRPCDCRFEEDLFTAYHVSLAVTSLNCVADPILYCFVNEGARSDVTRALAALMGGCGRGPRPEPLATGSVTMETPLSTKKPNFYNEAKPSTYKTELVALREECLQMTILSVKK, from the coding sequence ATGGACAAGACAATGTGCAACATCTCTTTCTGCAAAGTGGACTCAAATATCGACCATCTTTTCCAGCCGACGTTGTACATCATCGTAATTGTCCTGGGCCTACCGACCAACTGCATGGCGCTGTGGGCGGCCTACATGCAGGTCAAGCAGAAGAACGAACTGGGGATCTACCTGATCAACCTGTCGGTCGCCGACCTCCTGTACATCGCCACGCTGCCCCTGTGGATCGACTACTTCCTCCACCACGACAACTGGATCCACGGGCAGGAGTCGTGCAAGCTCTTCGGCTTCATCTTCTACACCAACATCTACATCAGCATCGCCTTCCTCTGCTGCATCTCGCTGGACCGCTACCTGGCCGTGGCCCACCCGCTCAAGTTCGCCAAGATCCGGCGGGTGAAGACGGCCGTGCTGGTGAGCGTGGTGGTCTGGGTCATCGAGATCGTGGCCAACTCGGCGCCCCTCTTCCACAACGAGCTCTTCAAGGACCGCTTCAACCACACCTTCTGCTTCGAGAAGTACCCCATGCAGGAGTGGGTGGCGGGGATGAACCTGTACCGCATCTTCCTGGGGTTCCTCTTCCCCTGGGTGCTCATGATCTTCTCCTACCGCGGCATCCTGCGGGCCATCCGGGGGAACATCTCCACGGAGAAGCAGGAGAAGGCCAAGATCATGCGCCTGGCGCTGAGCCTGATCATGATCGTGCTGTTCTGCTTCGCGCCGTACCACGTGCTGCTGCTCTGCCGCAGCGTCTTCTTCCTCGTCCGGCCGTGCGACTGCCGCTTCGAGGAGGACCTCTTCACGGCCTACCACGTCTCGCTGGCCGTCACCAGCCTCAACTGCGTGGCCGACCCCATCCTGTACTGCTTCGTCAACGAGGGCGCGCGCAGCGACGTGACGCGCGCCCTGGCGGCCCTGATGGGGGGGTGCGGCCGCGGGCCCCGCCCCGAGCCGCTGGCCACCGGCTCCGTCACCATGGAGACGCCGCTCTCCACCAAGAAGCCCAACTTCTACAACGAGGCCAAGCCCAGCACGTATAAGACAGAACTGGTGGCCCTGAGAGAGGAGTGCCTTCAGATGACGATACTCAGTGTTAAGAAATGA